The following proteins are encoded in a genomic region of Enterocloster clostridioformis:
- a CDS encoding xanthine phosphoribosyltransferase — MQILKDRIRKDGKIKAGNVLKVDSFLNHQMDIKLFGEIGKEFKRRFADVEVTKILTIEASGIGIACIVAQYFDVPVVFAKKTQTKNIAGEVYTTKVESYTHGRVYDIIVSKEFLGAGDKVLLIDDFLANGKALEGLAALVRDSGAELVGAGIVIEKGFQVGGDLLRSEGIRLESLAIVESMDEEAQTIVFRDDE; from the coding sequence ATGCAGATTTTAAAGGACAGGATACGCAAGGACGGCAAGATAAAAGCCGGAAACGTTCTGAAGGTGGACAGCTTCTTAAACCATCAGATGGACATCAAGCTTTTTGGAGAGATTGGGAAAGAATTCAAGCGCAGGTTCGCCGATGTGGAGGTCACCAAGATTCTTACCATTGAGGCCTCCGGAATCGGGATTGCATGTATTGTGGCCCAGTATTTTGATGTGCCGGTTGTATTTGCCAAGAAGACGCAGACCAAAAATATTGCAGGCGAGGTTTATACCACCAAGGTGGAGTCCTACACCCATGGCAGGGTTTATGATATCATTGTGTCAAAAGAGTTTCTGGGAGCCGGTGATAAGGTGCTGCTCATTGATGACTTCCTTGCCAATGGAAAGGCTCTGGAGGGCCTGGCTGCCCTTGTACGGGATTCCGGCGCTGAGCTGGTAGGCGCGGGCATTGTCATCGAGAAGGGATTCCAGGTAGGCGGAGACCTGCTGCGTTCAGAGGGAATCCGGCTGGAGTCACTGGCAATCGTGGAGAGCATGGACGAGGAAGCACAGACCATTGTGTTCAGAGATGATGAATAA